From the genome of Verrucomicrobiia bacterium, one region includes:
- a CDS encoding 2OG-Fe(II) oxygenase — MKTATTSEPTLGRAEIESIIANQVAKLDAAALRKTYYDQDEFLILDNFLPPEIMAQWDAQLSALRPRLHRSFIPKHKKGGSVAYDTVCELAPAMNAVYQSPALLGLLKNITDAEMKECPDSDLHRCALYAYTEEGDHIGWHYDTSYYKDRRWTLLVGFRDNSSARLVCKLHTKNPGHKPEELSLQVPSGTLVLFNGDKVYHAVTPTKANEERFMVSMQYVTSGEMNPFMRFVSNMKDSIAYFGLKHVFLGGKKKP, encoded by the coding sequence ATGAAAACCGCCACTACTTCCGAGCCGACGTTGGGCCGCGCCGAAATTGAAAGCATCATCGCCAATCAGGTTGCCAAATTGGACGCCGCGGCGTTGCGAAAAACCTATTACGATCAGGATGAGTTTCTGATCCTCGATAATTTTCTGCCGCCGGAAATCATGGCGCAATGGGATGCGCAATTATCCGCGCTGCGACCGCGCTTGCATCGCAGTTTCATTCCGAAGCACAAGAAAGGGGGCAGCGTGGCCTACGACACGGTCTGCGAACTCGCGCCCGCCATGAACGCCGTTTATCAAAGTCCCGCGTTGCTTGGCCTGCTGAAAAACATCACCGATGCCGAAATGAAGGAATGTCCCGACTCGGACCTGCATCGTTGCGCGCTCTACGCCTACACCGAGGAGGGCGACCACATCGGCTGGCACTACGACACCTCGTATTACAAGGATCGCCGGTGGACGTTGCTGGTCGGCTTTCGAGACAACTCCAGCGCGCGGCTCGTGTGCAAATTACACACAAAAAATCCCGGACATAAACCGGAAGAGTTGAGCCTGCAAGTCCCGTCCGGCACGCTCGTGCTGTTCAACGGCGACAAGGTGTACCACGCGGTGACGCCGACGAAGGCCAACGAAGAACGGTTCATGGTTTCGATGCAATACGTCACGTCGGGCGAGATGAATCCGTTCATGCGGTTTGTGTCAAACATGAAAGACTCCATCGCTTACTTTGGCCTGAAACACGTCTTCCTCGGTGGCAAAAAGAAGCCATAG
- a CDS encoding CDP-alcohol phosphatidyltransferase family protein produces MVQTFDLKRVIEQRGRLVKLDGTPLPVGVLDSISAATLDSQLARGPALTARGVAELVSDPASATRATQQLWASLTSAADGLVDKYFNRPVGRVLFSKQLIHTSISPNQVSVAATLIGVLAAWCFALGHATAAIWGAVLLQLSAVVDCVDGDLARVLFKESPLGKWLDIVGDQIVHIGVFVAIGIGLHRAGSTAPVLWLAGAAAVGVVISFLIVLRGLMQPETHRNSRLQKLIDATTNRDFSVLLLILAGLGRLDWFLWLTAVGVQVFWVLALGLQLQRAPGVAPNQPTS; encoded by the coding sequence TTGGTACAAACATTCGACCTGAAGCGCGTTATTGAACAACGTGGACGTTTGGTGAAGCTCGATGGAACACCGTTGCCGGTTGGGGTGCTCGATTCCATTTCCGCCGCCACGCTCGATTCTCAACTGGCGCGCGGTCCGGCCCTAACCGCCAGGGGCGTCGCGGAACTCGTAAGTGATCCAGCTTCCGCCACCCGCGCTACGCAGCAACTCTGGGCTTCGCTCACCTCGGCGGCGGATGGTTTGGTGGACAAGTATTTCAATCGCCCGGTTGGTCGCGTCCTATTCTCGAAGCAGCTCATTCACACCTCCATTTCACCCAATCAAGTTTCGGTGGCGGCGACGCTGATCGGCGTGCTGGCGGCGTGGTGCTTTGCGTTGGGCCACGCGACCGCCGCGATTTGGGGCGCGGTCTTGTTGCAACTTTCCGCCGTGGTGGATTGTGTGGATGGCGATTTGGCGCGGGTGTTGTTCAAAGAATCGCCGCTGGGGAAATGGCTCGACATTGTTGGCGATCAAATCGTGCATATCGGCGTGTTTGTGGCCATCGGCATTGGTCTGCATCGCGCCGGCAGCACCGCGCCGGTTTTGTGGCTGGCGGGCGCGGCGGCCGTCGGCGTGGTCATTTCATTCCTCATCGTCCTGCGCGGCCTGATGCAACCGGAAACGCACCGCAATTCCCGTTTGCAAAAACTGATTGATGCCACCACGAATCGCGATTTCTCCGTGCTGCTCCTGATTCTCGCCGGTCTCGGCAGACTGGACTGGTTTCTCTGGCTCACCGCTGTCGGCGTGCAGGTGTTCTGGGTGCTCGCGCTGGGGTTGCAACTGCAACGCGCGCCCGGCGTCGCGCCGAACCAACCCACCTCGTGA
- a CDS encoding flippase-like domain-containing protein, whose protein sequence is MKTILRWILLLLGLSLFGWFIYRAGPAEIWAHVRQLGWAAPLVLLPYLVVYVFDTWGWQLSFGKYAGAPPRFLTLFRVRWAGEAVNNVIPSGYVGGEAVKAYLLHRRGVPGLTCGTSVVASKTCQVIAQVAFIGLGALLALPVLPPDSEARRGMFVITIIAFAVVVLLLLLQRRGMFSTVQAVLKKLSLRLKVLEKHEANFRKLDDQVYQFYHSDRWRFFQTTLVYFLGWLADALEIFVVCHLLGLPLSIAEAVAIEAFISVAKAMGIFVPAALGVQESGVVLLFKIFVLPIPLAVTYAILRRGRELFYVLVGGMLLYTEGASLRSTLAQAAQEASTNH, encoded by the coding sequence GTGAAAACCATCCTGCGCTGGATTTTATTGCTGCTCGGTTTGAGCCTGTTTGGCTGGTTCATCTATCGCGCTGGACCGGCGGAGATTTGGGCGCATGTGCGCCAACTCGGCTGGGCCGCGCCGCTCGTCCTGCTGCCTTATCTGGTGGTTTACGTTTTCGACACCTGGGGTTGGCAGCTTTCGTTTGGGAAATACGCCGGAGCGCCGCCACGGTTTCTAACCCTGTTCCGCGTGCGTTGGGCGGGGGAAGCGGTCAACAACGTGATTCCTTCGGGCTACGTTGGTGGCGAAGCGGTGAAAGCTTATCTATTGCACCGACGCGGCGTGCCTGGCTTAACCTGCGGCACGAGCGTGGTGGCCTCCAAAACCTGCCAGGTGATTGCCCAGGTCGCCTTCATTGGATTGGGCGCCTTGCTCGCGCTGCCCGTGCTGCCGCCGGATTCCGAAGCGCGACGCGGCATGTTTGTCATCACCATCATCGCGTTTGCGGTGGTCGTTTTGCTGTTGCTGCTGCAACGACGCGGCATGTTCAGCACGGTGCAGGCGGTGCTGAAAAAGTTGTCGCTGCGCCTGAAAGTGCTGGAAAAGCACGAAGCCAACTTTCGGAAGCTGGATGACCAAGTGTATCAATTTTATCATTCCGACCGCTGGCGTTTCTTTCAAACCACGTTGGTGTATTTTCTCGGTTGGCTGGCGGACGCTTTGGAGATTTTTGTCGTGTGCCACCTGCTCGGGCTGCCGTTATCCATCGCGGAAGCCGTCGCGATTGAAGCCTTCATCAGCGTGGCCAAGGCCATGGGGATTTTTGTGCCGGCCGCCTTGGGCGTGCAGGAATCGGGCGTGGTGCTGCTTTTCAAAATTTTTGTGCTGCCCATTCCGCTGGCGGTGACTTATGCCATTCTGCGTCGCGGCCGGGAGTTGTTCTACGTCCTCGTCGGCGGTATGCTGCTCTACACGGAAGGCGCTTCGCTGAGAAGCACTTTGGCCCAAGCGGCGCAGGAGGCATCCACCAATCACTAA
- a CDS encoding phosphocholine cytidylyltransferase family protein — MQAIIYAAGIGMRLQSAFGERPKILLEFGGQTLLAHHLQHLRAVGVQRLTIVTGYQQQQIAALLPDLTARYGLAIRQLVNPDFTEGSVLSFATSIPVLQTIGASDRVLLMDGDVLYPTVFLRRLLDAPAPTALLIDREYSTADDDPVLVPIANGRPFDFVKQWQGQAEQIGESIGFFKLAGADLPELITLTQRLSTTNRKASYDDVLRQLVQDGRFGHVDVTGLPWTEIDFPGDVERARAEVLPAIEKLSA; from the coding sequence ATGCAAGCCATCATCTACGCCGCTGGAATCGGAATGCGTTTACAATCCGCGTTCGGTGAACGCCCCAAAATCCTGCTCGAATTCGGCGGGCAAACTTTGTTGGCGCATCACCTGCAACACCTGCGCGCCGTCGGAGTTCAGCGGCTCACCATCGTCACCGGTTATCAGCAGCAACAAATCGCCGCATTGCTACCGGACCTGACCGCGCGCTACGGCCTCGCCATTCGTCAACTGGTCAATCCCGATTTCACCGAGGGCAGTGTGCTGAGCTTTGCCACTTCCATCCCCGTGCTGCAAACCATCGGCGCGAGCGACCGGGTGTTGCTGATGGATGGCGACGTGCTTTATCCAACCGTGTTTTTGCGCCGGCTGCTTGACGCACCCGCGCCCACTGCGCTGTTGATTGATCGGGAGTATTCCACCGCGGATGACGATCCGGTGCTGGTGCCGATTGCCAATGGCCGCCCGTTTGACTTCGTGAAGCAATGGCAGGGTCAGGCCGAACAAATCGGCGAGTCCATCGGTTTCTTCAAATTGGCGGGCGCGGACCTGCCGGAGTTGATCACGCTCACGCAGCGGCTGAGCACGACCAACCGCAAGGCTTCCTATGACGACGTCCTGCGCCAACTGGTGCAGGACGGGCGATTCGGTCATGTGGATGTCACCGGCTTGCCGTGGACGGAAATTGATTTTCCCGGTGACGTCGAACGGGCGCGCGCCGAAGTGCTGCCGGCGATTGAGAAATTATCCGCATAA
- the lpxI gene encoding UDP-2,3-diacylglucosamine diphosphatase LpxI (LpxI, functionally equivalent to LpxH, replaces it in LPS biosynthesis in a minority of bacteria.) translates to MTTTPETIGLLAGNRTLPLLFARQARRLGVKRIVAVGFEGETDPELAALVDDMVWVKVGQLSKMIAALTDRAVTQCVMLGQIAPKNLFDVRPDLRAMGVLLRLKERNAHTIFGAIADELKKDGVTLIEAEPWLQPLMPGAGFRLGRPLTSEQEADVTFGFRIAKEISRLEIGQLVVVKEGTVLAVEGFEGTDNCLLRGGQLAGKNGGGVAIKVAKLGHDMRFDVPCIGPKTLETCAQAGITVLAFESNRSLILEQEICAQLANRHKLALTTVG, encoded by the coding sequence ATGACAACGACTCCGGAAACCATCGGTCTGTTGGCCGGCAACCGCACTTTGCCGCTGCTCTTTGCCCGTCAGGCTCGGCGCCTGGGGGTGAAGCGCATCGTCGCCGTCGGCTTCGAGGGAGAAACCGATCCGGAGCTGGCGGCGCTGGTGGACGACATGGTGTGGGTGAAAGTCGGACAACTCTCCAAAATGATTGCCGCGCTCACGGATCGCGCAGTGACTCAATGCGTGATGCTCGGCCAGATCGCGCCAAAGAACTTGTTTGATGTGCGCCCCGACCTGCGCGCCATGGGCGTTTTGTTGCGACTCAAGGAACGCAACGCACACACGATTTTTGGCGCCATCGCCGACGAGTTGAAAAAAGACGGCGTCACTTTGATCGAAGCCGAACCCTGGCTGCAACCGCTCATGCCCGGAGCGGGATTCCGACTCGGACGCCCATTGACCTCCGAGCAAGAGGCCGACGTGACGTTTGGTTTTCGCATTGCCAAGGAAATTTCGCGACTCGAGATCGGGCAGTTGGTGGTGGTCAAAGAAGGCACAGTGCTGGCCGTGGAAGGTTTTGAGGGCACGGACAACTGCCTGCTGCGCGGGGGACAACTCGCCGGGAAAAACGGCGGCGGCGTGGCCATCAAAGTCGCCAAGCTTGGACACGATATGCGCTTTGACGTGCCGTGCATTGGACCGAAGACTTTGGAAACCTGCGCACAAGCTGGCATCACGGTTCTCGCCTTTGAATCCAATCGCAGTCTGATTTTGGAACAGGAAATCTGTGCTCAACTGGCCAACCGACACAAACTGGCACTCACCACCGTTGGCTAA
- a CDS encoding ATP-binding protein codes for MTKAELITLPADAVDSTEAPELVVPQPPDFILRERRTLLLAILASTILGALLTLSFNAEDFLLLDDGHDFLAAISNWQWWGMAAVFGFGLFLASVVWLVMFRLRRIWIEAQQQAWVEAELKADRLRIQIVEKTTIEEHLIKRRRELEAAVATLTRTNEEIREELNRRKRNERTIVMQSQHLAASKDVLQIHVQARSQQLQKLQRQYELILNAAGEGICGVDETGKITFVNPAAARLMGLEVEKMVGQSEAALFGDSFPGNTTITSNPATSQPNEVTLMRGDKATFTAEFLRSQITENDRPVGRVVLFKDITERKQAAEALEEKAAELARSNAELEQFAFVASHDLQEPLRKIRAFGDRLKTKCGNALPTEGADYLARMQNAAVRMQTLIADLLTFSRVISRTDPFVEVDLNGLVREVLGDLEVQIEKTGATVKVGELHRIEADPMQLRQLLQNLIGNALKFQAPGVKPCVEINAQVLPSAEDCSSTGPICELTVKDNGIGFEEKYLEKIFAVFQRLHNRQEYEGTGIGLAVCRRITERHGGSITARSQLGQGATFIVRLPVKPAKRRKNLSL; via the coding sequence ATGACGAAGGCGGAATTAATAACACTACCGGCAGACGCCGTGGATTCGACGGAAGCGCCCGAATTGGTTGTCCCGCAACCACCAGATTTTATTCTGCGCGAGCGCCGAACCCTATTGTTGGCGATACTGGCCAGCACCATCCTGGGGGCGCTGCTGACGCTGTCCTTCAACGCCGAAGATTTCCTGCTGCTGGATGACGGTCACGACTTCTTGGCGGCAATCTCCAACTGGCAGTGGTGGGGCATGGCGGCTGTGTTCGGCTTCGGGTTGTTTTTGGCTTCCGTGGTCTGGCTGGTGATGTTTCGGCTGCGCCGAATCTGGATTGAGGCGCAACAGCAGGCTTGGGTGGAAGCGGAACTGAAGGCGGATCGGCTGCGGATTCAAATCGTCGAGAAAACCACCATCGAGGAGCACTTGATCAAACGCCGTCGCGAACTGGAAGCGGCGGTGGCGACGTTGACTCGAACCAACGAGGAAATCCGCGAGGAACTGAATCGCCGTAAACGGAACGAACGTACCATCGTGATGCAGAGCCAGCACCTGGCCGCCAGCAAAGACGTGTTGCAAATTCACGTGCAGGCGCGCTCGCAGCAGTTGCAAAAATTACAGCGCCAATATGAATTGATTCTGAACGCCGCCGGCGAAGGTATTTGCGGCGTGGATGAAACCGGCAAGATCACCTTTGTCAATCCCGCCGCCGCGCGGCTCATGGGGTTGGAGGTGGAAAAGATGGTCGGGCAAAGTGAAGCGGCGCTGTTTGGCGACTCGTTTCCAGGGAATACCACCATTACTTCCAACCCAGCCACCAGTCAGCCCAATGAGGTGACCTTGATGCGCGGAGACAAGGCCACGTTCACCGCTGAATTCTTACGTTCTCAAATCACTGAAAATGACCGCCCCGTCGGTCGGGTGGTCTTGTTCAAGGATATTACGGAACGCAAACAGGCGGCGGAGGCGCTGGAAGAGAAAGCGGCTGAATTGGCCCGCTCCAATGCCGAACTCGAACAGTTCGCCTTCGTGGCTTCCCACGATTTACAGGAGCCGCTGCGAAAAATCCGCGCGTTTGGCGACCGATTGAAAACGAAGTGTGGCAACGCCCTGCCCACCGAAGGCGCGGATTACCTTGCCCGCATGCAAAACGCCGCCGTCCGTATGCAGACGCTGATTGCCGATTTGCTTACATTTTCACGCGTCATCAGCCGGACCGATCCCTTCGTGGAAGTGGATTTGAACGGACTGGTTCGCGAAGTGTTGGGCGATCTGGAGGTGCAAATCGAAAAAACTGGAGCCACGGTCAAGGTGGGCGAATTGCACCGGATCGAAGCGGACCCGATGCAACTTCGACAATTGCTACAGAATTTGATCGGCAACGCGCTTAAGTTCCAGGCACCAGGAGTGAAGCCCTGCGTGGAAATCAATGCCCAGGTCCTTCCATCCGCGGAGGATTGCAGCTCCACCGGACCGATTTGCGAATTGACGGTGAAGGACAACGGCATTGGCTTTGAGGAGAAATATCTGGAGAAAATTTTTGCCGTTTTCCAACGCCTGCACAATCGTCAGGAATACGAGGGGACGGGTATTGGACTGGCGGTTTGTCGGCGCATCACGGAGCGGCATGGCGGGAGCATCACCGCTCGCAGTCAGTTGGGTCAGGGCGCGACGTTCATTGTGCGCTTGCCGGTCAAACCCGCCAAACGGAGAAAAAATCTGAGTTTATGA
- a CDS encoding response regulator, with translation MNRDRNYLILMAEDDADDRLLVQDAFAECGATDAVRFVTDGEELVDYLLRRGRYEPEGESPRPDLILLDLNMPRKDGREALKEIRAHAALRGVPVVVFTTSRAHTDITRVYDLGANSFVTKPAEFDELVSTISQLTGYWFRTVELPSTSCV, from the coding sequence ATGAACCGAGATCGGAATTACTTGATCCTGATGGCGGAGGATGACGCCGATGATCGGCTGTTGGTGCAGGATGCCTTTGCGGAATGTGGCGCGACGGACGCCGTTCGCTTCGTGACGGACGGTGAAGAACTGGTGGATTATCTGCTTCGCCGCGGCCGCTATGAACCCGAGGGCGAATCGCCGCGTCCGGATTTGATTTTGTTGGATTTAAACATGCCGCGCAAAGACGGCCGGGAAGCGCTGAAGGAGATTCGCGCGCACGCGGCGTTGCGCGGGGTGCCGGTGGTGGTTTTCACCACTTCACGCGCCCACACCGATATCACCCGCGTTTATGATTTGGGCGCGAATTCATTCGTGACCAAACCCGCGGAGTTTGACGAGCTGGTCAGCACGATTTCGCAGCTTACCGGCTATTGGTTTCGCACGGTTGAACTTCCTTCCACCTCTTGCGTATGA
- a CDS encoding response regulator: MSETAAIRVLVVEDDDEDFFLTSELLKEIRRPKFSIARARNFDEGLQAMAANCQDVCLMDFRLGGHDGIELLQAARAAGAEAPVILLTGAAGADADHAAMKAGAADFLVKGEIEAPQLERTLRYAIERKRAASAAAFEQARLAAFGMQVGLALTRRAPLPEVMEKCAESMCQYLNVSLAQVLTFETDKAGFEQQASVGTKADELPFLSQCLDLATLKAGRPVWSASLEQSSPPALAAALQQAEIKSCAAYPLMMEEQLVGALAVYSQERLPETVLQELGSVANGIALCIQRKRAEAQAERLAAFPRVNPNPILELTNAGEISYANEAAHALLRSLNKKHLLEILPANLRAIVAGCVGSGNKHSDELVVIAKRTISWSFLPVPEIRGVHCYGVDITERLNLEAQYRHAQKLESVGQVAAGIAHDYNNILTVIQGYADFALPLAGTDAQLITSLKQISGASRRAAALTRKLLTFSQKQIIQTKPLDLNAVLADFGKMLPRLLGEDIALEITTASGLPAIQADVGMIEQVIMNLVVNARDAMPKGGRLTIITSLAEINEDYVRRHVEARTGRFLSISFRDTGCGMDADTMVRIFEPFFSTKGADRGSGLGLATVQGIVKQHQGWIEVTSAINAGSTFRILFPALPSAVVETDDRDETVIMARSGRETVLLVEDEPELRELVATVLRSCHYRVFEAKSGVQALQIWQEQQGRIDLLLTDMVMPGGISGSELARRLRAHKSDLRVIYSSGYSSEIIGSNLNENNFDFLPKPYRAPQLVMRVRKSLDAPPAPIFETAMIRRPREAETSPEPVLTV; this comes from the coding sequence ATGAGTGAAACGGCCGCCATCCGGGTTTTGGTCGTCGAAGATGACGACGAGGATTTCTTTCTAACGAGCGAACTGCTCAAAGAAATCCGGCGGCCGAAATTTTCCATTGCGCGCGCTCGAAATTTTGATGAAGGGCTGCAGGCCATGGCCGCCAACTGCCAGGATGTTTGTCTGATGGATTTCCGGCTGGGCGGTCATGACGGCATCGAATTATTGCAAGCCGCCCGGGCCGCCGGCGCCGAAGCGCCGGTGATTCTGCTGACCGGTGCGGCGGGGGCGGACGCGGATCACGCGGCGATGAAAGCGGGCGCCGCGGATTTCCTGGTCAAAGGTGAAATTGAAGCGCCGCAGTTGGAGCGCACGCTGCGCTACGCCATTGAGCGGAAACGCGCGGCATCAGCGGCGGCTTTCGAGCAAGCCCGGCTCGCCGCGTTTGGCATGCAGGTGGGTTTGGCGTTGACCCGGCGCGCGCCCTTGCCCGAGGTGATGGAAAAATGCGCGGAAAGCATGTGCCAATACCTCAATGTTTCATTGGCGCAAGTCTTGACGTTTGAAACCGACAAGGCGGGTTTTGAACAGCAGGCCAGCGTGGGCACGAAGGCTGATGAATTGCCGTTCCTGTCGCAATGCCTTGATCTCGCCACTTTGAAAGCCGGCCGTCCCGTCTGGAGCGCTTCGCTGGAACAAAGTTCGCCCCCCGCGTTGGCCGCAGCGTTGCAGCAGGCGGAGATCAAGTCGTGCGCCGCTTATCCGCTGATGATGGAGGAGCAGTTGGTCGGCGCGCTGGCGGTTTATTCGCAGGAGCGGCTGCCGGAGACCGTTCTGCAGGAGTTGGGTTCGGTCGCCAATGGCATTGCATTGTGCATTCAGCGCAAACGCGCCGAGGCGCAAGCCGAGAGATTGGCCGCGTTCCCGCGCGTCAATCCCAATCCGATTCTTGAACTGACCAATGCGGGTGAAATCAGTTACGCCAATGAAGCCGCGCACGCGCTGTTGCGCTCGTTGAATAAAAAGCATCTGCTGGAAATTCTGCCGGCGAACCTGCGCGCGATTGTGGCCGGATGCGTCGGGAGCGGAAACAAACATTCCGACGAACTGGTGGTCATTGCCAAGCGCACCATCAGTTGGTCATTTCTGCCGGTGCCGGAAATTCGCGGGGTGCATTGCTACGGTGTGGATATCACCGAGCGACTCAATCTCGAGGCGCAGTATCGCCACGCGCAAAAACTGGAGTCGGTGGGGCAGGTGGCGGCGGGCATCGCTCACGATTACAACAACATCCTCACGGTGATTCAAGGGTATGCTGATTTCGCGTTGCCGCTGGCAGGCACCGACGCGCAATTGATCACTTCACTGAAGCAAATCTCCGGCGCCTCGCGCCGCGCGGCGGCCTTGACCCGGAAATTACTGACGTTCAGTCAAAAGCAGATCATTCAGACCAAACCACTCGATCTCAACGCGGTGCTGGCGGATTTCGGCAAAATGCTGCCGCGCTTGCTGGGTGAGGACATTGCGCTGGAAATCACCACGGCCTCGGGACTGCCCGCCATCCAGGCCGACGTCGGAATGATCGAGCAGGTCATCATGAACCTGGTGGTCAATGCGCGCGACGCGATGCCGAAAGGCGGTCGGTTGACCATCATCACGAGCCTCGCGGAGATCAACGAGGATTACGTGCGGCGGCATGTGGAAGCGCGCACCGGACGCTTTCTCAGCATCAGTTTTCGCGATACCGGCTGCGGCATGGACGCGGACACGATGGTCCGCATCTTTGAACCTTTCTTCTCCACCAAGGGAGCGGATCGCGGGTCGGGCCTCGGTCTGGCCACGGTGCAGGGCATCGTGAAGCAACACCAGGGTTGGATTGAAGTCACCAGCGCGATCAACGCCGGTTCGACGTTCCGCATTTTATTTCCCGCGTTGCCGAGTGCGGTGGTCGAAACCGATGATCGGGACGAAACCGTTATCATGGCGCGGAGCGGGCGCGAGACCGTGCTGCTGGTCGAGGACGAGCCGGAACTGCGGGAATTGGTGGCCACTGTGTTGCGCAGTTGCCATTACCGGGTCTTCGAGGCGAAGAGTGGCGTTCAGGCGTTGCAAATCTGGCAGGAACAACAGGGGCGAATTGATCTGCTCCTGACCGACATGGTCATGCCCGGCGGGATCAGCGGTTCAGAACTCGCCCGTCGGCTGCGCGCGCACAAATCCGATCTGCGCGTCATCTACAGCAGCGGTTACAGTTCCGAAATTATCGGCAGCAATCTCAACGAAAATAATTTCGATTTTCTGCCCAAACCGTACCGCGCGCCGCAATTGGTCATGCGCGTTCGCAAGAGCTTGGATGCTCCGCCGGCACCCATCTTTGAAACGGCGATGATTCGCCGCCCTCGCGAGGCCGAAACTTCACCCGAGCCGGTGCTGACGGTGTAA
- a CDS encoding DUF3142 domain-containing protein, which produces MRKSYVASLILLLLAVTGAAVWYVTVWRGPRAHGPLPAEVYVWQRAWTPSVRTALTGHATNFNQIVGLRAEIVWQKNRTPQLAKAQVNFATLRSLTVPVGLALRIGSYPGPFTNDAVGNFIADTARWIVDDARTNGLTLSELQIDFDCATAKLDGYRVWLEAIQERVAPTPVTITALPSWLRSRAFQRLAVHATNYVLQVHSVTRPQSISAPFALCDPAIARRAVERAGRIGVPFRVALPTYGYTLAFDATEKFIGLSAEGPRPNWPADARLRDVNSDPLAMAGLVQDWTANRPAALRGLIWFRLPINDDNFNWRWPTFSAILDGRQPVEQFNSRAQRVQTNLVELALMNDGELDVQAPLTITARWTGARLIAGDAQRGFALAERRPTTATFVSRGQPTRLRAGEQLTLGWLRFDQDCEVHCEVSKR; this is translated from the coding sequence TTGCGGAAATCATACGTTGCCAGCTTGATCCTCCTGTTGCTCGCCGTCACCGGCGCGGCGGTTTGGTATGTCACCGTCTGGCGCGGGCCGCGCGCTCATGGGCCGCTGCCGGCCGAGGTCTATGTCTGGCAACGCGCTTGGACTCCGTCCGTGCGCACAGCTCTCACCGGTCACGCGACCAATTTCAACCAGATCGTCGGGCTGCGCGCGGAAATCGTCTGGCAAAAAAATCGGACGCCGCAACTCGCGAAGGCGCAGGTGAATTTCGCAACGCTCCGCTCGTTGACGGTTCCCGTTGGTCTGGCGCTGCGCATTGGGTCGTATCCCGGACCGTTCACCAACGACGCGGTTGGAAATTTCATCGCCGACACGGCCCGCTGGATTGTGGACGACGCGCGAACCAACGGACTGACGTTGAGCGAGCTGCAAATTGATTTTGATTGCGCCACCGCCAAACTTGATGGTTATCGGGTTTGGTTGGAGGCCATCCAGGAGCGCGTCGCCCCAACGCCGGTCACCATCACCGCGTTGCCAAGCTGGCTGCGTTCCCGCGCGTTTCAGCGATTGGCCGTTCACGCCACCAATTACGTGCTGCAAGTCCATTCGGTCACGCGACCGCAAAGCATTTCCGCGCCGTTTGCCTTGTGCGATCCGGCGATCGCCCGGCGCGCGGTGGAACGTGCCGGGCGCATTGGGGTGCCGTTCCGGGTGGCCCTGCCCACTTACGGTTACACACTGGCGTTTGACGCGACGGAAAAATTCATCGGGCTTTCGGCGGAAGGCCCGCGCCCGAACTGGCCTGCCGACGCGCGGTTGCGGGACGTCAACTCGGACCCGCTGGCAATGGCCGGATTGGTGCAGGATTGGACGGCCAACCGTCCGGCAGCGCTGCGCGGTTTGATCTGGTTCCGGTTGCCGATCAACGACGATAATTTTAACTGGCGCTGGCCAACGTTCAGTGCAATTCTCGACGGACGCCAGCCAGTGGAGCAGTTCAACAGTCGTGCGCAACGGGTGCAAACCAATTTGGTGGAGCTTGCGCTGATGAACGACGGGGAACTGGATGTTCAGGCGCCCTTGACGATCACCGCGCGTTGGACTGGAGCGCGCTTGATCGCGGGTGATGCGCAACGCGGTTTTGCGCTGGCCGAGCGTCGGCCGACCACCGCAACCTTTGTTTCCAGAGGCCAACCGACCCGGTTGCGTGCCGGCGAGCAATTGACTCTGGGGTGGCTGCGGTTTGATCAGGATTGTGAGGTGCATTGTGAAGTTTCCAAAAGGTAA
- a CDS encoding winged helix-turn-helix domain-containing protein, whose amino-acid sequence MRPRTEISAAEVGAIRRAMLAAATPSTFQRLQCLWLRARPNLSTETIAQTVGLSVSHVRRVWSDYLRHGLAGAKGRPKGGRRHQNLTVAQERDVLAPLQQAARAGKLVTAEGIKTRYETTVGHAVPGSTVYRLLARHQWRRVTPRPKHPKDNPRARAAFKKTSGQSHRCGGWTPGSALAPDV is encoded by the coding sequence ATGCGTCCGCGCACCGAAATATCCGCCGCCGAAGTTGGCGCGATCCGTCGCGCCATGTTGGCCGCCGCCACCCCCTCCACTTTTCAACGGCTGCAATGCCTCTGGCTGCGCGCCCGGCCAAATCTCTCCACCGAGACGATTGCCCAGACCGTGGGCCTGAGCGTCAGTCATGTCCGGCGGGTCTGGTCGGATTATTTGCGCCACGGGCTGGCGGGGGCCAAAGGCCGGCCCAAAGGCGGACGCCGCCATCAAAACCTGACCGTGGCGCAGGAGCGGGACGTGCTGGCGCCGTTGCAACAAGCAGCCCGGGCCGGGAAACTCGTGACGGCGGAGGGGATCAAAACCCGTTACGAAACGACCGTCGGCCACGCCGTCCCCGGCTCGACGGTTTATCGCCTGCTGGCCCGCCATCAGTGGCGGCGGGTGACGCCCCGCCCCAAACATCCCAAAGACAACCCGCGCGCCCGGGCGGCTTTTAAAAAAACTTCAGGCCAAAGTCACCGCTGTGGCGGCTGGACACCCGGAAGCGCCCTTGCGCCTGATGTTTGA